GACTGCGGTGTCGACGTCGATGCTCCGGCCGGTCCGGGAGGGGACGTTGTAGACGACGATGGGTACGTCCACCGCGTCGGCGATCTGCCGGTAGTGGTCCTCCATGCCGGCCGGTTCGGGCTTGTTGTAGTACGGCGAGATCAGGAGGAGTGCGTCCGCGCCGGCGGCCTCGGCGCGCTGGGACAGCGAGAGCGCTTCGTGGGTCGAGTTCGAGCCGGACCCGGCGATCACGGGCACGTCGTCGACCGCGTCGACGACCGCCTCGATCACCTCGACGTGTTCGTCGTGGGTGAGCGTCGCGGACTCGCCGGTCGACCCGGCCGGAACGAGTCCGTCGACGCCCGCCGATTCGAGGCGTCGGGCGTCGTCGCGGAGTGTCTGGAAGTCGATGCTCCCGTCGGCGTCGAACGGCGTCGTCATCGCCGGGAAGACGCCGGTGAAGTCGAGTGTCATGTGTCGGTGTCGGTGTGTTGAGTGGAGTGGTCGCCACGCGGTGCGGGTCCGGACGTGCCCGCGACGGGGTCGCTACGCCCGCCGTGAGCACTCAGTCACCGCGTTTCTTCGGGGGAGAAAGGAGCCGCTCGGCCGGGGTCGAGCGTCGCGTTGTGGCCGTCGGCTGTATCACGGTCACGCATCTGTCGCGGTCGTGCTTATACGTTGCGCCGCGCGCAGGTATCGCCACGTTTCGGACCGTGATACGAGGAACGCGTCGTCGGATGGGTTGGTGAGTACGTCGTCGGCCGAGTCGAAGAGTGCCTCGTCGGATGGCTCGGCGACGGCGACGAGCGAGCCTCTCGACGCCGATCAGTCGTCGCTGGAGGCGACGCCGGCGCGCCCGGACACGACCGGGGAACTCGTCGCCGCCTCGGGGAGGTCGCTCCGCACGTCCTCGCGGCTCTCCTCGGCGACGACCTCGGCGTAGGCGTCGGGCATGACCTTCACGAAGTCGCCGACCGCGCTCGCCCAGTCGTCCAGCAGGCGCTCGGCCTTCGCGGAGTCGGCGTACTCCGCGTGGTTCTCGACGAGTCGCTGGAGCATCGCCTCGTCCGACTCGCCGAGTTCGTCGTGGAGCGTCACCATCTCGGTGTTCGCCTTCTCGGGGAACTCGCCCTCGGGGTCGTAGACGTACGCCACGCCGCCGGACATCCCGGCCGCGAAGTTCCGGCCGGTGTCGCCCAGCACCGCGACGACGCCGCCGGTCATGTACTCACAGCCGTGGTCGCCGACGCCCTCGACGACCGCCTTCACGCCGGAGTTGCGGACCGCGAACCGCTCGCCGGCGACGCCGTTGACGTAGGCCTCGCCCTGCGTCGCGCCGTAGAGGGCGACGTTGCCGATCAGGATGTTCTCGTCCGGCGCGTAGCCGGCCGTCTCGGGCGTCCGGACGATGACCTTCCCGCCGGACAGCCCCTTCCCGACGTAGTCGTTGCCCGCGCCGGTGAGTTCCATCGTCACGCCGTTCGCCAGGAACGCGCCGAACGACTGGCCCGCCGTCCCCGCGAACTCGCAGGTGATGGTGTCGTCCGGCAGGCCCGCCTCCCCGTACTCGCGGGAGATGCGGTTCGACAGCATCGCGCCGACCGCGCGGTCGACGTTCGAGACGTCCGACGCGAGGTCGACGCGCCGCCCCTCCGCCAGTGCCGGCGCGGCCGCGTCGATGAGGTCGTGGTCCAACTGCTCTGCTACGTCCGCGTGCGCTTGCTCGCGGGTCTTGTACCGGTCGTCGTCGCCGGCCGGTTCCGCGATGACCGACGCCAGGTCGAGGTGGCGGGCCTTCTCGTGGTCCGTCTCGCGCTGGCGCAGGAGTCCCGGGCGGCCGATCATCTCGTCGACCTCGCGGAAGCCGAGGTCGGCCATGATCTCGCGCAGTTCCTGCGCCATGAAGGTCATGTAGTTGATGACGTGATCCGGCTGACCGGGGAACCGGTTGCGGAGGTCCTCGCGCTGGGTGGCCACCCCGACCGGGCAGGTGTTCTCGTGACACTGTCGGGCCATCACACAGCCCGACGTGACCAAGGAGGCGGTCCCGAAGACGTACTCCTCCGCGCCGAGCAGCGCCGCCACGGCCACGTCCCGGCCGGTCTTCATCCCGCCGTCGGCCGTGACCGTGATGCGGGAGCGCAGCCCCGTCGCGCGGAGCATCTGGTTCGCCTCCGCCAGTCCCAACTCCCACGGCAGGCCGGCGTTCTTGATCGACGTCTTGGGCGACGCGCCGGTCCCGCCGTCGTGGCCCGAGATGTGGACCACGTCGGCGTTCGCCTTCGCCACGCCGGCCGCGATGGTGCCGATGCCCGCCTCAGAGACCAGTTTCACGTTGATGTCGGCCTCGTCGTTGGCGACCTTCAGGTCGTGGATGAGTTGCTTGAGGTCCTCGATGGAGTAGATGTCGTGGAGCGGCGGCGGCGAGATGAGACCGACACCCGGCGTGGAGTACCGGACGTGTGCGATCATCTCGTTGACCTTCTTGCCGGGCAGGTGGCCGCCCTCGCCGGGCTTCGACCCCTGTGCCATCTTGATCTGCAGTTCGTCGGCGTTCGACAGGTAGTTCGACGTGACGCCGAACCGGCCGGACGCGACCTGCTTCACCGACGACTCCTTCTCGGTACCGAACCGCTCCGGCGGTTCTCCGCCCTCGCCGGTGTTCGACTTCCCGCCCAGTCGGTTCATGGCGATGGCGTTGTTCTCGTGGGCCTCCGGCGAGAGACTCCCGAGACTCATCGCGGCCGTCGAGAACCGTTTCACGATGGACTCGACAGACTCGACCTCTTCGAGGGGAACCGGATCGCGGTCGGAGTCGAATTCGAGGAGTCCGCGAAGCGTCTGGAGTTCCTCGCTCTGGTCGTTGATGAGTTCGGCGAACTCGCCGTACTTGTCGTAACTACCGGATCGCACCGCCTGCTGGAGCGTCCCGACCGTCTTCGGGTTCCACTGGTGGTGGATCCCCGACGAGCGGTGCTCGTACTCGCCCTGCGTCTCGATGTCCGGGTCGGCACCGAAGCCCACCGCGTGCCGGGTCAGCAGGTCGTTCTCGATCTGCGGCAGGCCGATTCCTTCCGTGCGGATCTCGGTCCCCTCGAAGTACTCGTTGACGAGGTCCGAGTCCAGCCCGACCGCCTCGAAGATCTGTGCGCCCTGGTACGACTCGACGGTCGAGATGCCCATCTTCGCCATCGTCTTCAGGAGGCCGTCCTCCAGCGCGTGCTGGTAGGCCGCGATGGCCTCCTGCTCGTCTGCGCCGTCCGGCCCGGCGACGACGTCGCCGATGGTCTGGTAGGCGAGGTACGGGTTCACCGCGCCCGCGCCGTAGCCGACCAGCGTGGCGACGTGGTGGACCTCGCGGGGGTCGCCGGACTCGACGACGAGGCCGGCGTGGTTGCGCTTGCCGGTCCGGACGAGGTGGTGGTGGACCGCGCCGGTCGCCAGCAGACTCGGGATCGGTACTCGATTCTCGCCGGTCGCACGGTCCGAGAGCACGAGGATGCCGGCCCCGTCGTCGATCGCCGCGACCGCGGACTCGCGCAGATCCTCGATGGCCTGCTCCAACGACGTGCCCTGCTCGTAGGTCGCGTCCAGCGTCGTCGCCGAGAGGTCGCCGTCGAGTTCCTTGATGCCGGCCGTCTCCGCGTCCGAGAGGACGGGCGAGTCGAGCACGAGTTGTCGCGCGTGGCCGGACGTCTCGCCGAGCAGGTTCCGCTGTGGACCCAGCCGCGACTCGATGCTCGTCACGAGTTCCTCGCGGATGTAGTCCAGCGGCGGGTTGGTGACCTGCGCGAACAGTTGCTTGAAGTACGTGAACAGTGGGCGGTTGAAGTCCGAGAGCACCGACAGCGGCGTGTCGTCGCCCATCGACCCGACCGGATCCTTCCCCTGACGGGCCATCGGTTCGATGAGGTGGTTCAGTTGGTCCTCGGTGTAGCCGAAGGCGGCCTGCTGTGCCCGGAGGTGGTCGACCGACTCGCGCGGCGCGAGGTCGTCGGTGTCGGCCACGTCGTCGAGGTGTCGCTGCTCCTCAGCGACCCACTCGCCGTACCGGTCTGCGACGAGCGACTCGAAGACCTCCTCGTCCGGGATGACGCGACCCTCCTCGGGGTCGGCGACGAACAACTGGCCGGGCTGGAGTCGACCGCGTTCCTCGATGTCTGCCGGGTCGGTGTCGAGCGCGCCGACCTCGCTGGCCATGACCAGCGTGTTGTCGGTCGTCACGTCGTAGCGACACGGTCGGAGACCGTTGCGGTCCAGCACTGCGGCGATCTTGTCGCCGTCCGTGGCGGCGACGAGGGCGGGACCGTCCCACGGTTCCACGAGGCTGGCGTGGTAGTCGTACCAGTCCTTCCGGGCGGGGTCCATCCGGTCGTCGCCCTCGAAGGCTTCGGGGATCAGCATCCGGAGCGCGTGCGGCAGGTCGCGGCCGCCCTGCAGGAGCAGTTCGAGCACGTTGTCGACGACCGCCGTGTCGGACTGGTCGCCGGTCGTCACGGGTTTGATGCTCTCGACGTCGTCGTCGGTCCACTCCGGCGCGTCGAAGGCGTCGCCCGGATCGGCCAGATCGGTCTCGCGGGCGCGCATCCAGTTGACGTTCCCCTGGATCGTGTTGATCTCGCCGTTGTGGATGATGTTCCGGTAGGGGTGTGCGAGGTGCCACGCGCCGAGCGTGTTCGTCGAGAAGCGTGCGTGGACGAGCGTCAGCGTGGTCTCCATGCGTTCGTCCGACAGGTCGGGGTAGTACGCCGGCAGTTGCTCGGCCTTCAGCAGGCCCTTGTAGACCAGTCGTTTGCGGTCCAGCGAGCAGACGTAGAAGCGGTCGGCACCCGCCGAGTCGAGTTCGCCGATGGCGTTCTCTGCGGCCCGGCGGCCGACGAACAGCGCACGGTCGAACTCGGCGTCGGTCATCCCCTCGGCCGGTCTCACGAACGGTTGCCAGACGTCGGGTTCGGCCGACAGCGCGGTCTCGCCGAGCGACGAGTTGTCCGTCGGGACGTCGCGCCAGTGGAACACGTCGAGACCGTGTTCCGCCAGTTCGTTCTCGAAGATGGTGACGAGGCCCTGCCGGGCGGCGTCGTCCTGCGGCATGAACACCGACCCGACGGCGTAGGTGTCGGGCAGGTCGGCGTCGAGGACGCCCGCGAAGAAGCGGTCGGGGCGCTGGAGCATGATGCCGGCACCGTCGCCGGTGGCTTCCTCGGCACCGGTGGTGCCACGGTGTTCGAGGTTCTCCAGCAGGTCCAGTCCGTCGCGTACTACGTCGTGGGTTCGGCCGCCGTCGAGGTCGATGACGGCACCGACCCCGCAGTTCGACCGCTCGTCGGCCGGGTCCGCCAACCCGTCCGCACGGGTGTCTCTCTGTGGCTTGGTCATACGGAAGCGGTAGAAGTTTTCCCTTAAGAGGGCTTCCCTGATAGGATAAGGGTGCAATAAGCACACATAAGGGGATATTAGGTGTTCATATCTGCCGAGATTGACACTCGACGTTCGTCGAAAACCGTGAGGGATTCCCGCGTGGTTTCGGGCGATCGTTCACTACTGTCGCCAGCCGACGGTCCCGCCGGTCGACCGTCGACCCCGTTCCTCGTCGACTCGTCGCTGGCGCTCGTCGCCGACTCGCGGCGGGTGGTGTGTCGCAGACCTCGGAAAGCAGATGTGTCGCCGACTCAGTACGACTTGGCGAAGTACGCGGTCGTCTCGGCGGCCTCGCCACAGACGGCACAGTCGCAGTCACCCTCCAGGACGGCGGGGTGGTGTTTCTCGTCGTCGCCCTCGAAGGGCACCATCACGATCTCGGCGGCGATCTGGTCTTTGATCTCCGTCTCGCAGTCCTCGTCGCCACACCACGGGGCCTTGACGTAGCCGCCGTGTTGGCCGATGGTGCCGAGGATCTCGTTGCGGCCTTCGGCCTCGCGGACGTTCTCCGAGAGGTTCTCCTCGGCGGCCGCGTACAGTTTGGCGAAGACCTCGTCGAACTGGTCGTGGATCTCGTCGGTCACGTCGTCGCGGTCCAGCGTGACGCTCTCGCCGTCGGGGCGGTGGACCGCCGTGATCTCGCCGTCGTCGACCTCGTTGGGGCCGATCTCGAACCGCAGGGGGACGCCGCGAAGCTCCCACTCGTTGAACTTGAAGCCGGGGTTGCGCTCGTCGCGGGCGTCGAGTTCGACGCGGACGCCCTCGCTCTCGAGGTCCTCGGCGAGGTCCTCGGCGTACTCGAGCACCTCGTCTTTCGTGTCCTCCTGCCAGATTGGGACGACGACGACCTGTTCGGGCGCGATGGTGGGGGGCAGGACCAGCCCCTGGTCGTCCGAGTGGGTCATGATGAGCGCGCCGAGCGAGCGCCACGAGAAACCCCAGGAGGTCGTGTTGCAGACGCGCTCCTCCTCGTCGGTGTCGGCGTAGGTGAGGTCGAACGCCTCCGCGAAGGAGGTGCCGAGGTGGTGGCTGGTCGCGCCCTGCACCGACTTGCCGTCGGGCATCAGCGCCTCGACTGTCGTGGTCGTGTCCGCGCCGGGGAACTTGTCGTGGTCGGGTTTCTGCCCGCGGATGACGGGGATGGCGAGGACGTCCTCGTACACGTCCTCGTACTGATCGAGGCGGAGCATCGTCTCCTCCCACGCGCCCTCACTGGTGGCGTGGGCGGTGTGGCCCTCCTGCCAGAGGAACTCTTTCGTCCGGAAGAAGGGCTTCGTCTCGGTCGCCTCCCAGCGGACGACGGAGGCCCACTGGTTGACGCGCAGGGGGAGGTCGCGGTGGCTCCGGACCCACTGGCTCATGTAGGGGGCGATGATCGACTCGGAAGTGGGCCGGACTGCCAGTCGCTCTTCCAGTTCCTCGTGGCCGCCGTGGGTGACCCACGCGACTTCGGGGTCGAACCCTTCCACGATGTCCTTCTCGCGTTCGAGGTAGCTCTCGGGGATGAACAGGGGGAAGTAGGCGTTCTGGACGCCGGTGTCCTTGAACCGGGCGTCGAGTTCGCCCTGCAGTCGCTCCCACAGCGCGTAGCCTCGGGGGCGGGTGACGATGAACCCGGACATCCCCTCGGGCCCGTAGTTCGCGAGGCCCGCCTTCTTCACGACCTCGGCGTACCACTCGCCGGTGTTGTACTCCTTCGACTCGGTGATCCCGAGTTCCTGCGCGTCGGTCATTACTCTCCGATACCGCCACGGAGTTCTTAAACGAACCGAAGGTGTGCTACCGTGTCTGGTGCGTCCGCGCCGCGCGCACCGACGACGATCGGCGGCGGTCGGCCGGTTCCCTCTCCCGGAGAATCAAGCCGCCACTACATGGTCGTGGCCGCCGTACTCGACGGTGGAGGCATAGATATGGAGATAGACCGTCTCGACGAGTCCGAGAACCGCACGACGACAGCACCGACACGGCGGATCGAACTGTGGCTCCAGCCGACGCCGGGCGGCCGGAGCTACGACGACGCGGTGACGCGACTCGCGGGGTTGTCGCTCCGTGGCGTGATCGACGAGTTCGCCGTCGAGACGTGGGGGAAGGGGATCGACCTCTCGACCGACGACCTGCGTGACGAGCACGAACAGCGCGTCAGGGAGCGCGTGGCGACGTTCAAGCAGTGGGCACGAGAACACGACGCTCGGATCCCGGACTTCGAGGAGCGTCGGGTCGTCGGCGAGGGGCGGATGGGCCGGGAGTACGTCGTCCAGTCGCTCCCGTCGGCACTCCTCGCGGAGTTCGAGGGTGAGGCGGTGGCCACCGTCACGCCCTGCACCGCCGGCACCGACTGCATCACCCGACGACTCGACGCGCTGGCCGAGGGTGACGCGACGTTCGGTGTCCCGGACGAGCGACTGACCGCGTAGCAACCGCGCCTTCACTCGCTTTCTCGTCACTCGTCTCTCTCTGTCGAGACCGCGAACGGACTCGGCTCGTCCTGCCAGTCCCACCCCGGCAGTCGGGTCTGGAGGCCGGCCGCGACCGCCGCGTCCAGGTCGTCCACACCGGCCGGTCCGTCGCTGTGGGTGTGGAGGTCGGCGTAGTGGAACGTCGCCTGTGCGAGCAGTGCGAGTGGTTGGCCGCCGGCGATGGTCGCGGCGAGTTCCCGGCCGAGGACCTCGTCCACGACGAAGCCGGGGTAGTCGTCGGTCACGTCCAACTCCTTCAGGAGGGCGACGTAGCCCGCGACGTTGACCGCGACCGCACCGTCGGCGAACACCGCGTCGATCTCGTCGCGGACCTGTGCGGTGGTGACCGGATCGACCTCGACGCCGAACAGTTCGCCGAGTCCGGTTCTCGTCTCGGTGATCGTCTCCGCGATGGCGGGCGCTCTGTCGTGGAACCAATCGTACTCGTCGCGGACGCGGTCCGGGGTGAGTCTCATACTGTGGTCGTCGTCACCGGGAGAGGAAAAGGCACCTTCCACCCGAGTCGCCGGCCGCCGCCGAGGACCCCCTCCGATCTGAACGGACCGTTCTCCGTCGCCGAGAGCCCGGGAGACGCGCACTCGTGCACCAACCGTCTCCCCGTTCCCCGCCGTCGGTTTGCGAAGGCTTTTATAATCGGGAGGTGATACGACCGACTAAGCGGGTTTTCACTGCCTCTTCCCGCAGTACCACACTACACGATTGGTTATCCGGCACCGCACGAACACTGGTCTCGACTGCCGACGGTGGTCGAGAGACTGGCAGTGGACCCGAGAGCCCATACGGACGGGACGGATACGCAGATATGAGTTCAGTAGATCAGCAACTCGAAGAACTGAAAGGAGAGATCGAAGCGGAACTACCGGCGGACATCAGTATCTCGGACGTGAAGTACGAGGGTCCGGAACTCGTCGTCTACACCCGGCACCCGAAGAAGTTCGCCCGCAACGGCGACCTCATCCGGAAACTGGCGAGCAAACTCCGGAAACGAATCACGGTCCGCCCGGACCCCGAGTCTCTGTCTGACCCCCGCGAAGCGAAAGAACGCATCCGCGAGGTGATCCCCGAGGAGGCCGGCGTCACCGACCTCGACTTCCACGCCGACACCGGCGAAGTCGTCATCGAGGCCGCGAAACCCGGCATGGTGATCGGGCGACACGGCTCGACGCTCCGGGAGATCACCCAGGAGGTCGGCTGGACACCCGAAGTCGTCCGGACGCCGCCGATCGAGTCCTCGACGGTCTCGAACGTCCGGAACTTCCTGAAGCAGGAACGCGACGACCGACGAGACATCCTCGAACGCGTCGGCCGCCAGATCCACCGCGAGGAGATGGCGAACGACCAGTGGGTCCGCATCTCGACGCTCGGGTGCTGTCGCGAGGTCGGACGCGCCTCCTTCATCCTCTCGACCGCCGAGACGCGCATCCTGATCGACTGCGGCGACAAGCCCGGCGCGGAGGGCGAGGTCCCGTACCTCCAGGTGCCCGAAGCACTCGGCTCCGGCGCGAACTCGCTCGACGCCGTGGTCCTCACGCACGCGCACCTCGACCACTCGGCGCTCATCCCACTCCTGTTCAAGTACGGCTACGACGGTCCCATCTACACCACGGAACCGACGCGGGACCTGATGGGTCTGCTGACGCTCGACTACCTCGACGTGGCCGCGAAGGAGGGCCGGACGCCGCCGTACGACTCCGAGATGGTGCGGGAGGCGATCAAACACACCATCCCGCTCGAATACGGCGACGTGACCGACATCGCGCCGGACGTGAAGCTCACCTTCCACAACGCGGGGCACATCCTCGGTTCGGCCGTCTCGCACTTCCACATCGGCGACGGCCTCTACAACGTCGCCTTCTCGGGTGACATCCACTACAAGGACACCCGCCTGTTCAACGGCGCGGTCAACGACTTCCCGCGCGTCGAGACGCTCGTGCTCGAATCGACCTACGGCGGTCGGAACGACTACCAGACCGATCAGGAGGACTCGGAACGCAAGTTGGTCGAGGTCATCAACGAGACCCACGACAAGGGCGGGAAGGTCGTCATTCCGGCGTTCGCCGTCGGGCGGTCACAGGAGATCATGCTCGTCCTCGAAGAGGCGATGCGCTCCGGGAAGATCCCGGAGATGCCGGTCCACCTCGACGGGATGATCTGGGAGGCGACCGCCATCCACACGACGTATCCGGAGTACCTGCGCGACGACCTCCGGGACCGCATCTTCCACGAGGACGAGAACCCGTTCCTCGCGCCGCAGTTCAACCACATCGACGGCGGCGAAGACGAGCGACAGGAGGTCACCGACGACGGCCCGGCGATCATCCTCTCGACCTCCGGGATGGTCACCGGGGGGCCGATCATGTCGTGGCTCCGCCACCTCGGGAGCGACCCGGACTCGCGACTCGTCTTCGTCGGCTACCAGGCTCAGGGGACGCTCGGCCGCCGTATCCAGAACGGCTGGGACGAGATTCCGATCAACGACCGCGACTCTCGGAACTCCGGTCGGTCGAGTACGCTGACGCTGAAGATGGACGTCGAGACGGTCGACGGCTTCTCCGGGCACGCCGACCGGCAGGGGCTGGAAGACTTCGTCCGCACGATGAACCCACGCCCCGAGAAGGTGCTGTGTGTCCACGGCGACGAACGCTCGGTGCAGGACCTCTCCTCGGCGCTGTACCACGACTTCAACATGCGGACGTTCGCGCCGAAGAACCTGGAGACGTTCCGGTTCAAGTGACCGACCCGCTCCGGTGAGGTCCGTCTGCGGACTGTCCCTACGGCCACTCGTCACCGCCGCCGGAGCCACCGTCGAGTCGGTCGGCCGGCAATTCCAGCCCCGCTTCGAGCGCCCGTCGCACCTCGTCGCTCGTCGACTCACCCGGCGAGAGCGACCGCCTCGGATCGGTGTCGTGGCCGTCTCGGCCGCCGCCGCGCCCCGGCGTATCGGCCAGAACCGTCCGGGGGTCGACGCCGTCGGGCCACCTGTCCGGACCGGTCCCGTCGACGCGACCGGTCCAGCCCCGCAGGTCCTGCCAGCGCGTGAGTTCGCGTTCGGGGCGACACTGTTCGATCTCCCGGCGCTGTTCGGCGGCGACGTTCGGCGGTCGGCCGCCCTCCGTCTCCCGGTCCCGGACCACGACCCCCTCAGTCCGGCGGAACGTCAGATCGCGGTTGTCCTCGACCTCGACCGCGAGGCTGCCGGCCACCGCCTCGTCGCCCTCCGGTCGGAGCGTGCAGGTCGCCCCGTCCACCTCGTGGTGGACTTCGGTGCCGCCCACCGTCACGAAGCCGGTGCCCGAGATCGGCGTCCCGGCCAGCGACCAGTCGAACGAGAGCGGCCACGCGAGTCGGGTCGTCGACGCGGTCGCCTCGACCCGGTAGGCGCGGTCGTAGACGGTGTACTCTGCGGACCGATGGGTCGTCGTCACCTCCGGTCCCCGAGGCCCACCGGGAGTACACTCGATCTCGGTCCAGTGTTCGACGCCGGTCTCGACCTGTTCCTCCTCGATCACGGTCGAGTCGACCGCGAGTCGGAGATTTGCTGTCGGTCGCTGGTACGTGTAGTACTGCAGGTGGAGTCGGCCACCCGACGCGTGGGCGGCACACTTCGCGTACCGACCCTCGGAGGTGAAGGTGCCGAACAGGAGGCTGTGCTGACCGACGAACGGCACGTCGGGGAAGAACAGGTCACCCTCGGGGATCGGGTCGTCGTCCCACTGGCGGTCCCGGAGTGAGTCGAGAGCCACGACGTCCGTCGTCTCGAAGGCACCCCAGCCCTCGCTGTCGATCCCGAGGACGGTCACTTCTGCGCCGTGGTGTGGCGCGAGCACGTCACGCCCGAGTGGGCTGTCCTCCGGATCGCCCCAGCGCAGGTCCACGTCGCGTCGGGCCACGAAGTCCTCTCCCGTCGTCTCGCCCGCGTCGAGGTCGATCCCTTCACCCGGCGAGAGGCGGACCGTCCCTGCCGCTTTCGGTGGGCAGTGCTGGTCGGGGAGGAGCGACCCGCCGGCGACCAGCGCCTCGCTGGTGAGGTCGAAGCTCTCGACGCTCATGCTCTCGAAGCGGTCGTCCAGCAGCGCGTGGAGTCGGTCGCTGGCCTCGACGGTGACCCCGCCCGCCGAGGAGAGCGCGTTCTCTGCGCCGTCCTCGACCAGATCGGGGAGCGTGTTGATCGCGAACTGGAGGCGTGGACTGAACCACGACGCGACGTCGACGTACCACGGCACGTCGACCGTGATGTCCACGTCGCTCCTGGCGACGGTGAACAGCAGATCGCCCGCGTCGTACGTGACGTCGATCCGGACGTCCATATCGCCGGAGATGTCCGCCGGGCCCCGTTCGGCCGAGAGACTGCCGTCGAT
This genomic window from Salinirubrum litoreum contains:
- the gltB gene encoding glutamate synthase large subunit — its product is MTKPQRDTRADGLADPADERSNCGVGAVIDLDGGRTHDVVRDGLDLLENLEHRGTTGAEEATGDGAGIMLQRPDRFFAGVLDADLPDTYAVGSVFMPQDDAARQGLVTIFENELAEHGLDVFHWRDVPTDNSSLGETALSAEPDVWQPFVRPAEGMTDAEFDRALFVGRRAAENAIGELDSAGADRFYVCSLDRKRLVYKGLLKAEQLPAYYPDLSDERMETTLTLVHARFSTNTLGAWHLAHPYRNIIHNGEINTIQGNVNWMRARETDLADPGDAFDAPEWTDDDVESIKPVTTGDQSDTAVVDNVLELLLQGGRDLPHALRMLIPEAFEGDDRMDPARKDWYDYHASLVEPWDGPALVAATDGDKIAAVLDRNGLRPCRYDVTTDNTLVMASEVGALDTDPADIEERGRLQPGQLFVADPEEGRVIPDEEVFESLVADRYGEWVAEEQRHLDDVADTDDLAPRESVDHLRAQQAAFGYTEDQLNHLIEPMARQGKDPVGSMGDDTPLSVLSDFNRPLFTYFKQLFAQVTNPPLDYIREELVTSIESRLGPQRNLLGETSGHARQLVLDSPVLSDAETAGIKELDGDLSATTLDATYEQGTSLEQAIEDLRESAVAAIDDGAGILVLSDRATGENRVPIPSLLATGAVHHHLVRTGKRNHAGLVVESGDPREVHHVATLVGYGAGAVNPYLAYQTIGDVVAGPDGADEQEAIAAYQHALEDGLLKTMAKMGISTVESYQGAQIFEAVGLDSDLVNEYFEGTEIRTEGIGLPQIENDLLTRHAVGFGADPDIETQGEYEHRSSGIHHQWNPKTVGTLQQAVRSGSYDKYGEFAELINDQSEELQTLRGLLEFDSDRDPVPLEEVESVESIVKRFSTAAMSLGSLSPEAHENNAIAMNRLGGKSNTGEGGEPPERFGTEKESSVKQVASGRFGVTSNYLSNADELQIKMAQGSKPGEGGHLPGKKVNEMIAHVRYSTPGVGLISPPPLHDIYSIEDLKQLIHDLKVANDEADINVKLVSEAGIGTIAAGVAKANADVVHISGHDGGTGASPKTSIKNAGLPWELGLAEANQMLRATGLRSRITVTADGGMKTGRDVAVAALLGAEEYVFGTASLVTSGCVMARQCHENTCPVGVATQREDLRNRFPGQPDHVINYMTFMAQELREIMADLGFREVDEMIGRPGLLRQRETDHEKARHLDLASVIAEPAGDDDRYKTREQAHADVAEQLDHDLIDAAAPALAEGRRVDLASDVSNVDRAVGAMLSNRISREYGEAGLPDDTITCEFAGTAGQSFGAFLANGVTMELTGAGNDYVGKGLSGGKVIVRTPETAGYAPDENILIGNVALYGATQGEAYVNGVAGERFAVRNSGVKAVVEGVGDHGCEYMTGGVVAVLGDTGRNFAAGMSGGVAYVYDPEGEFPEKANTEMVTLHDELGESDEAMLQRLVENHAEYADSAKAERLLDDWASAVGDFVKVMPDAYAEVVAEESREDVRSDLPEAATSSPVVSGRAGVASSDD
- the proS gene encoding proline--tRNA ligase, yielding MTDAQELGITESKEYNTGEWYAEVVKKAGLANYGPEGMSGFIVTRPRGYALWERLQGELDARFKDTGVQNAYFPLFIPESYLEREKDIVEGFDPEVAWVTHGGHEELEERLAVRPTSESIIAPYMSQWVRSHRDLPLRVNQWASVVRWEATETKPFFRTKEFLWQEGHTAHATSEGAWEETMLRLDQYEDVYEDVLAIPVIRGQKPDHDKFPGADTTTTVEALMPDGKSVQGATSHHLGTSFAEAFDLTYADTDEEERVCNTTSWGFSWRSLGALIMTHSDDQGLVLPPTIAPEQVVVVPIWQEDTKDEVLEYAEDLAEDLESEGVRVELDARDERNPGFKFNEWELRGVPLRFEIGPNEVDDGEITAVHRPDGESVTLDRDDVTDEIHDQFDEVFAKLYAAAEENLSENVREAEGRNEILGTIGQHGGYVKAPWCGDEDCETEIKDQIAAEIVMVPFEGDDEKHHPAVLEGDCDCAVCGEAAETTAYFAKSY
- a CDS encoding HTH domain-containing protein; the protein is MEIDRLDESENRTTTAPTRRIELWLQPTPGGRSYDDAVTRLAGLSLRGVIDEFAVETWGKGIDLSTDDLRDEHEQRVRERVATFKQWAREHDARIPDFEERRVVGEGRMGREYVVQSLPSALLAEFEGEAVATVTPCTAGTDCITRRLDALAEGDATFGVPDERLTA
- a CDS encoding beta-CASP ribonuclease aCPSF1, coding for MSSVDQQLEELKGEIEAELPADISISDVKYEGPELVVYTRHPKKFARNGDLIRKLASKLRKRITVRPDPESLSDPREAKERIREVIPEEAGVTDLDFHADTGEVVIEAAKPGMVIGRHGSTLREITQEVGWTPEVVRTPPIESSTVSNVRNFLKQERDDRRDILERVGRQIHREEMANDQWVRISTLGCCREVGRASFILSTAETRILIDCGDKPGAEGEVPYLQVPEALGSGANSLDAVVLTHAHLDHSALIPLLFKYGYDGPIYTTEPTRDLMGLLTLDYLDVAAKEGRTPPYDSEMVREAIKHTIPLEYGDVTDIAPDVKLTFHNAGHILGSAVSHFHIGDGLYNVAFSGDIHYKDTRLFNGAVNDFPRVETLVLESTYGGRNDYQTDQEDSERKLVEVINETHDKGGKVVIPAFAVGRSQEIMLVLEEAMRSGKIPEMPVHLDGMIWEATAIHTTYPEYLRDDLRDRIFHEDENPFLAPQFNHIDGGEDERQEVTDDGPAIILSTSGMVTGGPIMSWLRHLGSDPDSRLVFVGYQAQGTLGRRIQNGWDEIPINDRDSRNSGRSSTLTLKMDVETVDGFSGHADRQGLEDFVRTMNPRPEKVLCVHGDERSVQDLSSALYHDFNMRTFAPKNLETFRFK